One Ruficoccus amylovorans genomic window carries:
- a CDS encoding DUF4194 domain-containing protein — MSASLTLSHVIVRLVSGPLYQEETDLWNRLRIESEAVRRHYALMGLEVVIDEDAGYAYLRQAETDEEDDTSGTTPLPRLLRRTPLGFHPTLLMVLLRERLLRHDQSAEGEANLYLDAAQLADLLRPYYHASTDEKKTETQISRAIGRLQEIGILRPLPDRSETIYRVEPILRTKLPIQELEAIRDRLRAYVEDDPADSEAPDTPDDSDEVSQPEQSEPDDLTANDANNHG; from the coding sequence ATGAGTGCTTCCCTAACCCTCAGCCACGTCATCGTCCGGCTCGTCTCCGGCCCCCTCTATCAGGAAGAAACGGACCTATGGAATCGCCTCCGGATCGAGAGTGAAGCCGTCCGTCGCCACTATGCCCTGATGGGGCTGGAGGTCGTCATCGACGAGGACGCCGGGTACGCCTACCTGCGTCAGGCCGAAACCGACGAGGAAGATGACACTTCCGGCACCACCCCGCTTCCGCGCCTGCTGCGGCGCACGCCACTAGGCTTTCACCCCACCCTGCTCATGGTCCTGCTGCGCGAGCGCCTGCTGCGGCATGACCAGTCCGCTGAAGGCGAAGCCAATCTCTACCTCGACGCCGCCCAACTGGCTGACCTGCTTCGCCCCTATTATCACGCCTCCACCGACGAAAAGAAAACAGAAACGCAGATCAGCCGCGCCATTGGGCGCTTACAGGAGATCGGCATCCTGCGTCCGCTGCCCGACCGCTCAGAGACCATTTACCGCGTCGAGCCCATCCTGCGGACCAAACTCCCGATCCAAGAGCTTGAAGCCATCCGGGACCGCCTCCGGGCATATGTCGAGGACGACCCGGCGGACAGCGAAGCCCCTGACACCCCGGACGACTCCGACGAGGTCTCCCAACCGGAACAATCCGAGCCTGACGATTTAACCGCCAACGACGCCAACAACCATGGATGA
- a CDS encoding DUF3375 family protein, giving the protein MTALFEPHFEHSPVLKLLRSDHAAFILSFLYESFKEHGNNQIAEEDLEVILADNLRYAQETTANAPTQDARAYLRQWCGDDCAYLRRFYSEESGCHVYQLTRHSEKALLWMEDLRQGEKRGYSTSESRFTRIMTELRRLDQGTNADPRARIDELLRQRDALDAEINRIRETGSVETISEGTVQDLLHDLEGMLTAFLADFREIEDNFKQQARDLHALYLEQQVSKGDLIEHALDADEILRSRDQGRSYFGFRQLVRSVESREELAQLIDRATSLAREQGIDTLVFDNLLARLFNEVSTVQDAYRGISGQLRRIVEEQSAREARYLRDLLRKICALAHQCRDTPPQEAIFSWEEALRFNNLMEMPFWERPAVSRFGGIEDSPPGDDDWQAELAKIGKPLDLPRFRRRVEDALQHRPQITLREMLELHPLKDGVVELVCYLIVATEREGSLIRAGAREQIDLCRLIQPRYAELDQIIFIRS; this is encoded by the coding sequence ATGACAGCCCTATTCGAGCCCCATTTCGAGCACTCGCCCGTTCTGAAGCTTCTACGCAGCGATCATGCAGCCTTTATACTCAGTTTCCTCTACGAGTCTTTTAAGGAACACGGCAATAACCAGATTGCGGAAGAAGACCTCGAAGTCATCTTGGCCGACAACCTGAGGTATGCCCAGGAAACGACCGCTAACGCCCCCACTCAGGATGCGCGGGCTTACCTGCGCCAGTGGTGCGGGGACGACTGTGCTTACCTGAGACGGTTTTATTCGGAGGAGTCCGGATGTCACGTTTATCAGCTTACCCGCCACAGCGAAAAGGCCCTGCTGTGGATGGAAGACCTACGGCAGGGGGAAAAGCGCGGATACAGCACCTCAGAGTCCCGGTTCACGCGCATCATGACCGAGCTTCGTCGGCTCGATCAGGGCACAAATGCCGACCCGCGCGCCCGTATTGACGAGTTATTGCGCCAGCGCGATGCCCTCGATGCCGAGATCAACCGTATCCGAGAAACCGGTTCCGTGGAGACGATTTCGGAGGGAACGGTTCAGGACCTCCTGCACGATCTGGAAGGCATGCTCACGGCCTTCCTCGCCGACTTCAGGGAAATTGAGGACAATTTCAAACAGCAAGCCCGCGACCTGCACGCGCTCTACCTGGAGCAACAGGTGTCCAAGGGCGACCTGATCGAGCACGCCCTTGACGCAGACGAAATCCTCCGCAGCCGCGACCAAGGACGCAGTTATTTCGGTTTTCGCCAACTGGTCCGCTCCGTCGAGAGTCGGGAGGAACTGGCCCAACTCATCGATCGCGCCACCTCACTCGCCCGGGAACAGGGTATCGACACGCTGGTTTTTGACAATCTGCTGGCCCGTCTCTTCAATGAGGTCAGTACCGTACAGGACGCCTATCGGGGCATCTCCGGGCAATTGCGCCGCATCGTCGAGGAACAATCCGCCCGCGAGGCCCGCTACCTGCGCGATTTGCTCCGCAAGATATGCGCCCTCGCCCACCAGTGCCGGGACACCCCACCACAGGAGGCGATTTTTTCGTGGGAGGAAGCGCTGCGCTTCAATAATCTGATGGAGATGCCCTTCTGGGAACGTCCCGCCGTGAGTCGTTTCGGCGGCATCGAGGACTCCCCGCCCGGGGACGATGACTGGCAGGCCGAACTCGCCAAAATCGGTAAGCCGCTGGACTTGCCACGCTTCCGGCGGCGCGTGGAGGACGCTCTGCAACACCGCCCCCAAATAACGCTGCGCGAAATGCTGGAACTTCATCCCCTGAAGGACGGGGTCGTCGAACTGGTCTGCTACCTGATAGTGGCAACCGAACGGGAGGGCAGCCTCATCCGGGCCGGAGCCCGCGAACAAATCGACCTGTGCCGCCTGATCCAGCCGCGCTACGCCGAACTCGACCAAATCATTTTCATACGCTCATGA